Proteins from a genomic interval of Polyodon spathula isolate WHYD16114869_AA chromosome 1, ASM1765450v1, whole genome shotgun sequence:
- the LOC121323843 gene encoding E3 ubiquitin-protein ligase Topors-like has product KSIPKGGSSKFSQTVSAEASPDSKCPICLDRFNNVAYLDRCLHKFCYRCIHEWWKNKAECPLCRQPFDSVYRTTEAENDFKELVLRPTENGSFGSHDRHRYRTIMSRRTSPPPDNGILFEGLTGNAPPQRDRGVQRMKLQLAARRRAQTEFISFARAPYNMGAYDQHPVYDCAAVSYEEWSSSEFSVISISTDEADIEEDQGTHSMAGSGLSQASWDDETPGPSCSAMEQVQPAMFSVHESESVTSGDEEGQIRPSVQESAQVKTDPSANEGADASSTDEDCVIVGFVKPLAERTPELVQLSSDSEESVHNESTEVPAQPQHLRFPSISSPPSSVCSVVSKDKSPHGHKTSNKKEASKDRDQSNLPDKARHSPTHRPSNRDKNSRGTDTSNICSKGMHAHDDRRHHRRDRLRSKERSRQKNKSTENSWPIKSTTTSLNSDSTLSRGRQQSRSCSRDYPPSRDMGWQRSRHNNNSYVRHSHEKSYSYHLDSYSHYSRDRGIHCTFKSGPIVKVTIRSSSISSSSSRASLSARWRSRCDKPSRKRKYKTRHLEGTSKEVTTKSYTSRSCSLLEKSGSSEWHHKKSRKKSRSLSVEIVYDGKATGESRRCNKKHKRKKKCKRHRSREKAGHRSLLTVPVIMQ; this is encoded by the exons aaaagtataccCAAAGGTGGATCAAGTAAATTTTCACAGACGGTGTCTGCAGAAGCCTCTCCTGATTCCAAGTGCCCCATTTGCCTGGACAGATTCAATAACGTGGCCTACCTGGACCGCTGTCTGCACAAGTTTTGTTATCGATGCATCCATGAATGGTGGAAAAACAAAGCAGAGTGCCCGCTCTGCAGGCAGCCCTTTGATTCGGTCTACCGCACCACAGAAGCAGAGAACGACTTTAAAGAATTAGTTTTACGACCGACTGAGAATGGTTCCTTTGGCAGTCATGACAGGCACAGGTATCGCACAATAATGTCAAGAAGGACTTCCCCACCCCCAGACAATGGAATTTTGTTTGAAGGGCTGACCGGAAATGCTCCTCCCCAGCGTGATCGCGGAGTTCAACGCATGAAGCTGCAACTTGCAGCAAGGAGGCGAGCCCAGACTGAGTTCATCAGCTTTGCTCGGGCTCCTTACAATATGGGTGCTTATGATCAGCATCCTGTTTATGACTGTGCAGCGGTGTCCTATGAGGAATGGAGCAGTTCAGAATTTTCAGTCATCAGTATTTCGACTGATGAAGCTGACATTGAAGAGGATCAAGGGACGCATTCCATGGCTGGCAGTGGTCTCAGCCAGGCTTCCTGGGATGATGAAACTCCTGGCCCATCTTGCTCGGCAATGGAGCAGGTGCAGCCAGCAATGTTTTCTGTCCATGAATCTGAATCTGTGACCAGTGGTGATGAGGAAGGACAGATAAGGCCTTCAGTGCAGGAAAGTGCTCAAGTTAAGACTGATCCATCAGCCAATGAAGGGGCCGATGCATCTTCCACTGATGAAGACTGTGTTATTGTGGGCTTTGTCAAGCCCCTGGCTGAAAGGACACCTGAGCTTGTCCAACTGTCTTCTGACTCTGAGGAGTCTGTCCACAATGAAAGCACAGAGGTCCCTGCTCAACCACAGCACTTGCGATTTCCAAGCATCAGCAGTCCTCCTTcctctgtgtgttctgttgtgTCCAAAGACAAGTCCCCTCATGGGCATAAAACATCCAATAAGAAAGAAGCCAGTAAGGACAGAGACCAGTCGAATTTGCCAGACAAGGCCAGGCATTCTCCTACGCATAGGCCTTCCAACAGAGACAAGAATTCAAGAGGGACCGACACCAGCAATATTTGCAGCAAAGGGATGCATGCGCATGACGACAGAAGGCACCACAGGCGAGACCGATTGAGGAGTAAAGAAAGATCCAGACAGAAGAACAAAAGCACAGAGAACAGTTGGCCAATAAAAAGCACGACAACATCACTGAACAGTGACAGTACACTTTCAAGAGGAAGGCAGCaatcaagatcatgcagcagGGACTATCCCCCTTCAAGAGACATGGGGTGGCAACGGAGCAGACATAACAACAACAGTTATGTCAGGCACAGTCATGAAAAATCCTATTCATACCACTTGGACTCCTACAGCCATTACAGCAGGGACAGGGGGATTCATTGTACATTCAAAAGCGGTCCTATTGTGAAAGTTACTAT AAGGTCGAGTAGCATCTCTAGCAGCAGTTCCAGGGCTTCCCTTTCTGCCCGTTGGAGATCCAGGTGTGATAAACCCAGtaggaaaagaaaatacaaaacccGTCATCTGGAAGGCACATCAAAAGAAGTGACCACAAAGTCCTACACATCACGTTCATGCAGCCTTCTGGAAAAGAGTGGGAGCAGTGAGTGGCATCACAAAAAGTCTCGGAAGAAGAGCAGAAGTCTGAGTGTGGAAATAGTCTATGACGGGAAGGCAACAGGAGAGAGTAGACGCTGTAACAAGAAGCATAAACGAAAGAAAAAATGCAAGCGCCACAGAAGCAGGGAAAAGGCAGGACATCGATCCCTATTGACAGTGCCAGTGATCATGCAGTAG